The Neobacillus sp. PS3-34 genome has a window encoding:
- a CDS encoding EcsC family protein — MNEYELKVYEELAAWKQKITKRSGFVTRMSKKAQGKINGIIPEKIHTVMTESIKGMVKATLFGSQLTSSKKQPLELPLAERDELARKKISFYQKTAVIEGAGTGAGGILVGLADFPLLLTIKIKSLFELAAVYGFDTKEYSERLFILHVFKLAFSSDETRNETFEIIENWEHKREQIEELDWKRFQQEYRDYIDLAKMLQLVPGIGAFVGAYANNNLLKHLGETAMNAYRLRILNESPRRLNGSRG, encoded by the coding sequence ATGAATGAATACGAATTAAAGGTATATGAGGAACTTGCTGCTTGGAAGCAGAAAATAACAAAAAGATCAGGGTTTGTAACACGGATGTCCAAAAAAGCACAGGGGAAAATTAATGGAATCATTCCCGAAAAAATTCATACAGTCATGACCGAGAGCATTAAAGGGATGGTAAAAGCTACTTTATTCGGTTCTCAGTTAACGAGCAGTAAAAAGCAGCCCTTAGAGCTGCCGCTGGCTGAAAGGGATGAACTGGCACGAAAAAAAATTTCCTTCTATCAGAAAACGGCAGTAATTGAAGGTGCAGGAACAGGCGCGGGGGGAATCCTAGTTGGTCTTGCCGATTTTCCATTGCTGCTTACTATAAAAATAAAATCGCTTTTTGAGCTTGCTGCAGTTTATGGTTTTGATACAAAAGAATATAGTGAGAGGCTATTTATTTTGCATGTATTTAAATTGGCTTTTTCAAGTGATGAAACAAGGAATGAAACTTTTGAGATCATTGAGAATTGGGAGCATAAAAGAGAACAAATAGAAGAGTTGGACTGGAAAAGGTTTCAACAGGAATATCGGGATTATATTGACCTGGCTAAAATGCTGCAGCTTGTCCCTGGAATAGGTGCGTTTGTCGGAGCATATGCCAATAATAATCTTCTAAAGCATTTAGGTGAAACAGCCATGAACGCTTACCGTTTGCGGATTTTAAATGAAAGCCCCCGCCGATTAAACGGCTCACGGGGGTAA
- a CDS encoding ABC transporter ATP-binding protein — protein MSLLTIQDLTGGYTRNPVLKEVSFEVNEREIVGLIGLNGAGKSTTIKHIIGLMEPQSGEIKLKGRRIAEDKEAYRKQFTFIPETPILYDELTLEEHLKLTAMAYGLDQVTYKERVEKLLTEFRMEKRLKWFPAHFSKGMKQKVMIMCAFLVQPSLYIVDEPFVGLDPLGIQSLLDLMKKMKENGAGILMSTHILATAERYCDSFIILHEGRIRAKGNLEELRQQFSMPGATLDDLYIQLTKEENYV, from the coding sequence ATGTCTTTATTGACAATTCAGGACCTGACAGGAGGATATACAAGAAATCCTGTACTGAAGGAAGTTTCATTTGAAGTGAATGAAAGGGAAATTGTCGGCTTAATCGGCTTAAATGGAGCAGGAAAGAGCACGACGATCAAGCATATTATCGGGTTAATGGAGCCGCAAAGCGGAGAAATAAAGCTAAAGGGCCGTAGAATTGCAGAGGATAAGGAAGCCTACAGAAAACAGTTTACCTTTATCCCTGAGACTCCGATTTTATATGATGAACTGACGCTGGAAGAACATTTGAAATTGACTGCCATGGCGTATGGACTAGACCAGGTGACATATAAAGAACGGGTTGAAAAGCTATTGACGGAGTTCCGAATGGAAAAGAGACTAAAATGGTTTCCTGCCCATTTTTCAAAGGGAATGAAGCAAAAGGTGATGATTATGTGTGCTTTTCTCGTTCAGCCCTCTCTTTATATTGTCGATGAACCGTTTGTGGGGCTTGACCCGTTGGGTATTCAATCCTTGCTTGATTTAATGAAAAAGATGAAGGAAAATGGTGCGGGCATTTTAATGTCGACCCATATTTTAGCAACTGCAGAAAGATACTGTGACAGCTTCATTATTTTGCATGAAGGAAGAATTCGTGCAAAAGGAAATCTAGAAGAACTGAGACAGCAATTTTCAATGCCAGGAGCCACGCTTGACGACCTTTATATTCAGCTGACAAAGGAAGAAAATTATGTTTGA
- a CDS encoding HIT family protein, with protein sequence MNDCIFCKIVKGEIPAAKVFENEHVVAFLDISQVTKGHTLVIPKIHKENIYELTPEIARNIYESVPAIASALKEEYDPIGLNTINNNGEHAGQSVFHFHLHLIPRYGKGDGFGAVWKNNQSEYSSLDLQEMAANISKHL encoded by the coding sequence ATGAATGATTGCATTTTCTGCAAGATTGTTAAAGGAGAAATCCCGGCAGCGAAGGTTTTTGAAAATGAACATGTTGTGGCATTTTTAGATATCAGCCAAGTTACAAAAGGACATACTTTAGTCATTCCAAAGATACATAAAGAAAATATTTATGAACTTACCCCAGAAATTGCCCGAAATATTTATGAATCTGTTCCAGCGATTGCTTCAGCCCTTAAGGAAGAATACGATCCAATCGGCTTAAACACGATTAATAACAATGGCGAGCATGCCGGCCAGTCCGTATTTCATTTTCATTTGCACCTTATTCCGCGCTACGGTAAAGGAGACGGATTTGGAGCCGTATGGAAGAATAATCAAAGTGAGTATTCTTCACTTGATCTTCAAGAAATGGCTGCAAATATCAGTAAACACCTGTAA
- a CDS encoding tryptophan transporter → MNTKNLVALSLLIGMGTVLHAVIPNIVLGMKPDMMLTMMFLGITLFPDKKSVCLLAIVSGVISGLTSTFPGGLIPNMIDKPVTAALFLLLFLAFKKYQTSLVGVGVLTAIGTVISGSVFLTSAYYIVGLPGPFTALFAGVVLPAAALNTAAMVILYPIALSVVKRTKLNAPTVVSK, encoded by the coding sequence ATGAATACGAAAAATCTTGTGGCACTGTCCCTATTAATTGGGATGGGTACTGTACTTCACGCTGTCATTCCGAATATTGTTCTTGGAATGAAGCCGGACATGATGTTAACGATGATGTTTTTAGGGATTACTCTTTTTCCAGATAAGAAAAGTGTTTGTCTTCTTGCGATTGTCAGTGGGGTAATATCCGGACTGACATCAACCTTTCCTGGCGGATTGATTCCTAATATGATCGATAAACCGGTAACAGCTGCATTATTTTTGTTATTGTTCCTTGCCTTTAAGAAGTATCAAACTTCACTCGTGGGAGTCGGTGTTTTAACTGCAATCGGAACAGTCATATCTGGTAGCGTGTTTTTAACATCTGCCTACTATATCGTAGGGCTTCCGGGTCCATTTACCGCATTATTTGCTGGAGTAGTACTTCCAGCCGCAGCATTAAATACTGCAGCAATGGTTATTTTATACCCTATTGCTTTGTCAGTAGTTAAGCGGACAAAATTAAATGCTCCTACCGTTGTAAGTAAATAA
- a CDS encoding YtxH domain-containing protein, translating into MKIKHFLYGFAIGGLAAGISTLLSAPKSGKETRAALKENTDLWKEQLADLKNSLIELKDASMNASKEARIHTSNFLRETQTSITNWKADILPHQDELKQEITEIETTIQQLEANLSDQTKI; encoded by the coding sequence ATGAAAATAAAACACTTTTTATATGGGTTTGCTATAGGAGGATTAGCAGCAGGAATAAGCACACTGCTTTCCGCTCCGAAATCTGGAAAGGAAACAAGAGCAGCTTTAAAAGAGAATACTGATCTATGGAAAGAACAACTTGCTGATTTAAAAAATAGCCTGATTGAATTAAAGGATGCTTCCATGAATGCTTCCAAGGAGGCAAGAATCCATACCTCCAATTTCCTGAGGGAAACGCAAACTTCCATTACCAATTGGAAAGCAGACATACTTCCCCATCAGGATGAACTTAAACAGGAAATCACTGAGATAGAAACAACAATTCAGCAACTCGAAGCAAATCTTTCCGATCAAACCAAAATTTAA
- a CDS encoding DUF1878 family protein, with product MNMQDLIKKIQLLEYHQKLMLEMLAPQTFPFNKLIIEKGLNEQKVNSFLGYCDKLSNQLEEQKAEGFVYYHPLFNEFIQALPANIQAKEAIDACLKQDLFVPLMREFKKYI from the coding sequence ATGAATATGCAAGACCTTATAAAGAAAATACAACTATTGGAATACCATCAAAAATTGATGCTGGAAATGCTGGCGCCACAAACCTTTCCTTTTAATAAATTAATCATTGAAAAAGGTCTAAATGAACAGAAGGTAAATAGTTTTTTGGGGTATTGTGACAAACTGAGCAATCAGCTGGAAGAACAAAAAGCGGAAGGGTTTGTTTATTATCATCCGCTTTTTAATGAGTTTATTCAGGCTCTTCCCGCAAATATACAAGCAAAAGAAGCAATTGATGCATGTCTAAAGCAGGATCTTTTTGTGCCGCTAATGCGCGAATTTAAGAAATACATTTGA
- a CDS encoding YjcZ family sporulation protein, whose amino-acid sequence MSGGFGFGGGFALIVVLFILLVIIGASWVY is encoded by the coding sequence ATGTCTGGCGGATTTGGTTTCGGAGGAGGATTTGCGTTAATTGTAGTCCTCTTTATCCTTTTGGTTATTATAGGAGCTTCCTGGGTGTACTAA
- a CDS encoding YjcZ family sporulation protein: MGHGFGGGFALIVVLFILLIIVGASWL, encoded by the coding sequence ATGGGTCACGGATTCGGTGGGGGATTTGCACTAATCGTTGTGCTCTTCATTTTGTTAATCATTGTGGGTGCGTCATGGCTATAG
- a CDS encoding sporulation YhaL family protein has translation MMIPIWMYAVVAGIIISAAMALKTGREERLIEMESIEKEGEIYITRLEKEKEKRGLVKAAEQ, from the coding sequence ATGATGATTCCAATTTGGATGTATGCAGTTGTGGCAGGCATTATTATTAGCGCGGCAATGGCTCTTAAAACAGGCAGGGAAGAGCGCCTGATTGAAATGGAGAGCATTGAAAAAGAAGGAGAAATCTATATTACCCGGCTCGAAAAGGAAAAAGAAAAACGCGGACTTGTTAAAGCGGCAGAACAGTAA
- a CDS encoding AAA family ATPase yields the protein MKIVDLHIYGYGQLENMALTLADGVQLFYGENEAGKSTIMAFIHAMLFGFPTKQQSELRYEPKHHAKYGGRIRIFHEKFGFTVIERVKGKAAGDVTVTLEDGTTGGEELLKQLLSNIDKTLFQSIFSFNLHGLQHINQMKKEEIGKFLFSTGALGTDKLSFAEAEIKKELESRFKPGGKVPALNAKLNELNLLGQELKKAASKNLEYENLVQSKESILKEISILKNSISAFQEEKSKLYEWKKIEPLVREELTVVKELGEAGAVEFPPNGIERLERLKEILKPYQARHLSTEERVKTLEAEVKSFQPDEALLQQELQILSLLERLPLYEQLKHERKMLEDKLLELDEALSAVREKLHLPLSEDEITAINTNIFIKEQAEDIQKKQQRLHEAKQELDERFQDEKESLEEIEEDLQLAKSKILPERERKILEEKVMSGTDVTGAEAN from the coding sequence GTGAAAATAGTTGACTTACACATTTACGGATATGGCCAGCTTGAAAATATGGCACTCACTCTTGCTGACGGAGTCCAATTATTTTATGGGGAAAATGAAGCCGGAAAATCGACAATAATGGCCTTTATCCATGCGATGTTATTTGGGTTCCCGACCAAGCAGCAGTCTGAACTAAGATACGAACCGAAGCACCATGCAAAGTATGGAGGGAGAATTCGCATCTTTCATGAAAAATTTGGGTTTACAGTTATTGAAAGAGTTAAAGGAAAGGCTGCCGGAGATGTAACGGTAACTCTTGAAGATGGTACGACTGGCGGGGAGGAATTGCTAAAGCAATTGCTGTCAAATATTGATAAAACTCTATTCCAGTCGATTTTTTCATTCAACCTGCATGGCCTCCAACATATAAACCAAATGAAGAAAGAAGAAATTGGCAAATTCCTTTTTTCAACCGGCGCTCTCGGGACAGATAAATTGTCATTTGCAGAAGCAGAAATAAAGAAGGAATTGGAATCCCGCTTTAAACCAGGCGGAAAGGTTCCGGCATTGAATGCCAAATTGAACGAATTAAATCTTCTGGGACAGGAGCTTAAAAAAGCAGCCTCAAAAAATCTTGAATATGAGAACCTGGTTCAAAGCAAGGAAAGTATTCTTAAGGAAATAAGTATACTTAAGAATTCAATCTCAGCCTTCCAGGAAGAAAAAAGCAAGCTGTACGAATGGAAAAAAATTGAACCGCTTGTTAGAGAAGAGCTTACTGTTGTTAAAGAATTAGGTGAAGCAGGTGCTGTTGAATTTCCGCCAAACGGAATTGAGAGACTGGAAAGACTGAAAGAAATTCTTAAGCCATACCAGGCAAGGCATTTAAGCACAGAAGAGAGAGTTAAAACACTGGAGGCAGAGGTAAAATCCTTCCAGCCTGACGAAGCGCTGCTTCAACAGGAGCTTCAGATATTATCTTTGCTGGAAAGACTCCCCCTTTACGAGCAATTAAAGCATGAGAGAAAAATGCTGGAAGATAAACTTCTGGAGCTCGACGAAGCTTTATCCGCAGTAAGGGAAAAGCTGCATCTGCCGCTCTCCGAGGATGAAATTACTGCTATTAACACCAACATTTTTATTAAGGAACAGGCTGAGGATATTCAAAAGAAGCAACAAAGGCTGCATGAGGCAAAGCAGGAATTAGATGAACGTTTTCAGGATGAAAAAGAAAGTCTGGAAGAAATAGAAGAAGACCTTCAGCTTGCAAAATCAAAGATTCTGCCTGAACGTGAGAGGAAGATCCTGGAGGAGAAAGTAATGTCAGGAACGGATGTCACAGGAGCTGAGGCCAATTAA
- a CDS encoding DNA repair exonuclease — MKKTTFIHAADLHLDSPMTGLKHLPDKILNRLKDSSFQALKKITEAAIKHDVDFVVLAGDLYDGEDRSLRAQSIFRAEMAKLAEKGIPVFAVHGNHDHLNGSWVHLDMPENVTVFPARVERKLLRSKSGAIVHLYGFSYPVRHVMDKKIDEYKREEGADFHVGILHGYNEGNSEHGRYAPFQVKDLLEKRFDYWALGHIHKRAVLAEDPPAIYPGNIQGRNRKETGEKGCYLVTLTESEATYEFIKTSDIIWKNIEIDASGKKTFQEIFKMCEDAVEKHRVDHGGVILIIILKHINLEDSSLNSYFISDLLEILQSQEVEEQFVWVSDVKMEESLTTNREDLRQKAGFYEELLNTIDHYEHAPDTLSPLYGHQLARKYLDSLTETDEEQLLKNAENYLLKLLTSS; from the coding sequence ATGAAAAAAACAACTTTTATTCATGCTGCAGATCTTCATCTGGATAGCCCGATGACAGGCCTGAAGCATCTGCCGGATAAAATTTTAAACAGGCTCAAAGACAGTTCGTTCCAAGCACTAAAAAAAATAACGGAAGCTGCCATTAAGCATGATGTTGATTTTGTCGTTCTGGCCGGTGATTTGTACGATGGCGAGGATCGCAGCCTCCGGGCGCAGTCGATTTTCCGGGCAGAGATGGCAAAGCTCGCCGAAAAAGGAATACCTGTTTTCGCCGTCCATGGAAATCATGATCACTTAAATGGTTCATGGGTCCATCTTGATATGCCTGAAAATGTAACGGTTTTCCCTGCCAGGGTGGAAAGAAAACTGCTCAGGTCTAAAAGCGGTGCAATTGTTCATCTGTATGGCTTCAGTTATCCTGTCAGGCATGTAATGGATAAAAAAATCGATGAGTACAAACGGGAAGAAGGCGCAGATTTCCATGTCGGCATTCTTCACGGATATAACGAGGGAAACAGCGAGCATGGCAGGTATGCACCGTTCCAAGTAAAAGATTTGCTCGAGAAAAGGTTCGATTATTGGGCGTTGGGGCACATACATAAAAGGGCAGTACTGGCGGAGGATCCGCCTGCGATCTATCCTGGTAACATACAGGGCAGAAATCGAAAGGAAACAGGGGAAAAGGGCTGTTATTTAGTAACCCTAACTGAATCAGAAGCAACATATGAATTTATCAAAACCTCAGATATCATTTGGAAAAATATAGAGATTGACGCTTCGGGAAAAAAAACCTTTCAGGAAATATTTAAAATGTGCGAGGACGCTGTTGAAAAACATCGTGTGGACCATGGCGGTGTGATTCTGATCATAATCCTGAAACATATAAATCTGGAGGATAGCAGCCTAAACAGTTATTTTATTTCTGATTTACTTGAAATCCTTCAATCTCAAGAAGTAGAAGAGCAGTTTGTTTGGGTTTCAGATGTGAAAATGGAGGAAAGCCTGACCACAAACCGTGAGGATTTACGGCAAAAGGCAGGTTTTTATGAAGAATTATTAAATACGATTGATCATTATGAACATGCTCCGGACACACTATCACCATTGTATGGTCACCAGCTTGCTAGGAAATATTTAGATAGCTTAACAGAAACAGATGAGGAACAGCTACTTAAAAATGCGGAAAATTATTTATTGAAGCTTTTAACTTCCTCATAA
- a CDS encoding YhzD family protein has translation MMTYKLTVFEQDGEKILEESFQAANDDSAKEIGGKMLEEKNFQDKTHRCASPAGKLILFHS, from the coding sequence ATGATGACTTATAAATTAACAGTGTTTGAACAGGATGGAGAAAAGATTCTCGAAGAGTCCTTCCAGGCAGCAAATGATGATTCGGCGAAGGAAATCGGTGGAAAAATGCTAGAAGAGAAAAATTTTCAGGATAAAACTCACCGCTGCGCTTCACCTGCAGGTAAATTGATTCTATTTCACTCTTAA
- a CDS encoding enoyl-CoA hydratase, which translates to MTVNFETEKVIVKVDGRVATVEMNRPEALNALDKEMLTGLVQALKEINDSDDIDIVVLTGNGKAFSSGGDIKSMLSMKDESDFFPIMECINELIVTLYSMPKLTISAVRGAAAGLGFSLALATDHIIADADSKLAMNFIGIGLIPDGGSHFFLEKRMGEMKAKQLIWEGKVLTAGEALNLGLIQEIAETGLEEAVNSRIQGWLQLPVQAMIKTKKILAEKNRPQLLKMLELEKYGQFKMRQTEDHREGIKAFVEKRKPNFTGK; encoded by the coding sequence TTGACCGTTAATTTTGAGACGGAGAAAGTGATTGTAAAAGTAGACGGGCGTGTTGCTACTGTAGAAATGAACCGGCCAGAAGCTTTAAACGCGTTAGACAAAGAGATGCTTACAGGTCTCGTTCAGGCACTTAAAGAGATCAATGATTCCGACGATATTGATATTGTTGTGTTAACGGGTAATGGCAAAGCCTTCTCATCCGGCGGGGATATCAAGTCCATGCTCTCGATGAAAGATGAAAGCGATTTCTTCCCTATCATGGAATGCATTAACGAATTAATCGTAACGCTTTATAGTATGCCGAAATTAACGATAAGTGCAGTTCGTGGTGCAGCCGCTGGTCTTGGCTTCAGCCTTGCACTGGCTACCGACCATATCATTGCGGATGCCGACAGCAAATTAGCAATGAATTTTATCGGCATAGGCTTAATACCGGATGGAGGTTCCCATTTCTTTTTAGAAAAAAGAATGGGAGAAATGAAGGCAAAGCAACTGATCTGGGAAGGTAAGGTATTGACAGCAGGTGAAGCACTTAATCTCGGCCTCATTCAAGAAATAGCGGAGACCGGGTTGGAAGAAGCAGTAAACTCAAGAATTCAAGGCTGGCTTCAGCTTCCTGTCCAGGCGATGATTAAAACTAAAAAGATACTTGCCGAGAAAAATCGTCCTCAATTATTGAAGATGCTAGAGCTTGAAAAATACGGACAGTTTAAAATGAGGCAGACCGAGGACCACCGCGAAGGGATTAAGGCTTTTGTGGAAAAGAGAAAGCCTAATTTTACAGGAAAATAA
- a CDS encoding coproporphyrinogen III oxidase, translating into MKINIKGLEDERFERPLRLIANLFFEETEIFINKQAEVGAELTVSFVLKQGDSIYAEANLEDAEGKAATAALEADFPAGDAEKIQFKALKNAISQVYLTVLQQYSGITQKWGILTGIRPTKLLHRKVQEGVAKETAHKQLKEEYLITDEKIDLMQEIVEKQLAAVPDLYSLQKEVSIYIGIPFCPTKCAYCTFPAYAINRRKGSVDSFLGGLHYEMRHVGQWLKERGVKITTVYYGGGTPTSITAEEMDMLYEEMYTSFPDVEKIREITVEAGRPDTISVDKLNVLKKWNIDRISINPQSYIQETLNAIGRHHTVEETIDKFKLAREMEMNNINMDLIIGLPGEGVSEFKHTLNETEKLMPESLTVHTLSFKRASEMTKNRDRYKVADRSEAEKMMQLAEEWTKEHNYSPYYLYRQKNILGNLENVGYALPNQESIYNIMIMEELQTIIGLGCGAASKFIHPFTGEITHFANPKDPKSYNDSFEEYTTKKITILDELFKKESSQANK; encoded by the coding sequence TTGAAAATTAATATAAAAGGGTTAGAGGATGAACGCTTCGAGCGGCCATTAAGATTGATTGCCAATTTATTTTTTGAGGAAACAGAAATTTTTATAAATAAACAAGCCGAAGTCGGAGCCGAACTCACTGTTTCTTTCGTTCTTAAACAGGGTGATTCCATATATGCGGAAGCTAATTTGGAGGATGCAGAAGGAAAGGCGGCCACAGCTGCCCTTGAAGCAGATTTTCCTGCAGGGGATGCTGAGAAAATCCAGTTCAAGGCACTGAAAAATGCCATCTCACAGGTTTACTTAACAGTTCTTCAGCAATATTCTGGTATCACTCAAAAATGGGGAATTCTGACGGGCATTCGTCCAACCAAGCTTCTTCATCGAAAGGTCCAAGAAGGAGTAGCGAAAGAAACAGCTCATAAACAGCTAAAGGAAGAATACCTGATCACGGATGAAAAAATAGATTTGATGCAGGAAATTGTAGAAAAGCAGCTTGCAGCAGTACCTGATTTATATTCGCTCCAAAAGGAAGTAAGCATTTATATTGGGATTCCTTTTTGCCCGACAAAATGTGCCTACTGCACGTTCCCGGCCTATGCTATTAATAGAAGGAAAGGCTCGGTTGATTCCTTTTTAGGTGGACTGCATTACGAAATGAGGCATGTGGGCCAATGGCTAAAAGAAAGAGGAGTAAAAATCACAACCGTCTATTATGGCGGAGGCACACCTACAAGCATTACAGCAGAAGAGATGGATATGCTTTATGAAGAGATGTATACCTCATTTCCGGATGTTGAAAAAATACGAGAAATTACAGTCGAAGCTGGAAGACCTGATACCATATCCGTTGACAAGCTGAATGTGCTGAAAAAATGGAACATTGATAGAATAAGCATTAATCCGCAATCGTATATTCAAGAAACGCTTAATGCTATCGGGCGCCATCATACAGTTGAAGAAACAATCGATAAATTTAAGCTGGCCAGGGAAATGGAAATGAACAACATCAATATGGATTTGATCATCGGCCTGCCTGGTGAAGGAGTATCTGAATTCAAGCATACCTTAAACGAAACAGAAAAGCTGATGCCTGAATCATTGACGGTGCATACCTTATCGTTCAAACGCGCCTCGGAAATGACGAAAAACAGGGATCGATACAAGGTAGCCGATCGTTCTGAAGCGGAAAAAATGATGCAGCTTGCAGAAGAATGGACGAAAGAGCACAATTATTCTCCTTATTATTTATACCGCCAGAAAAATATACTTGGGAATCTGGAGAATGTAGGCTACGCCCTTCCAAACCAGGAAAGCATTTATAATATCATGATTATGGAAGAACTGCAGACAATTATCGGCCTTGGCTGTGGAGCTGCAAGCAAATTCATTCATCCTTTTACAGGTGAAATTACTCATTTTGCCAACCCTAAGGATCCCAAATCCTATAATGACAGCTTTGAAGAATATACGACAAAAAAAATAACCATCCTTGATGAATTGTTCAAAAAAGAAAGCTCCCAAGCCAATAAGTAA
- a CDS encoding Cof-type HAD-IIB family hydrolase, with translation MIYRLLALNIDGTLLQTNGKINKSTKEAIEYVQQKGIYVTLVTSRSFPSAKKVARALKLKTMLVSHQGAYIASTQQKPIYVKRITEEVTYDAVRFLEGFPCQIRLVSEQFSLANKQKINNDLLVKTVFTTGDPVFYSQQFVASISESLTEKPVSPPKIEVYFEEEEDLNDAKQALERMFSEIDIIKLNSLRLDIVPEGISKLSGLLYLGERLGISLKEMVAIGDSLDDISMIEAVGLGVAMGNAGFEVKRAADWITRSECENGVSYMVKEHFRKQQPIDFLKKMKIIKK, from the coding sequence ATGATTTATCGCTTGCTTGCTTTAAATATTGATGGAACGCTTCTTCAAACAAATGGAAAAATAAATAAATCAACCAAAGAAGCTATTGAATATGTACAGCAAAAAGGAATATATGTAACTCTTGTTACATCGCGTAGCTTTCCTTCTGCCAAAAAGGTTGCCAGGGCGCTGAAATTAAAAACGATGCTGGTATCCCATCAGGGTGCTTATATCGCCAGCACCCAGCAAAAGCCCATCTATGTGAAACGAATCACCGAAGAAGTCACATATGATGCCGTTCGGTTCCTTGAAGGCTTTCCTTGCCAGATCCGGCTTGTTTCCGAACAGTTTTCTCTTGCGAATAAACAAAAAATCAATAATGATCTCCTTGTAAAAACTGTATTCACAACTGGAGACCCTGTTTTTTATTCTCAGCAATTTGTCGCCTCCATAAGTGAATCTCTCACTGAAAAGCCCGTCTCTCCGCCAAAAATTGAAGTGTATTTTGAAGAAGAAGAAGACCTCAATGATGCAAAACAAGCATTGGAGAGAATGTTCTCAGAAATAGATATAATCAAGCTAAATTCCTTGCGCCTTGATATTGTCCCAGAAGGCATTTCTAAATTAAGCGGGCTTCTCTATCTTGGTGAGCGCCTTGGAATCAGCCTTAAAGAAATGGTTGCTATCGGAGACAGCTTGGACGATATTTCAATGATTGAAGCGGTTGGGTTAGGCGTTGCAATGGGAAATGCCGGCTTTGAAGTGAAAAGAGCCGCAGACTGGATTACAAGATCGGAATGTGAAAACGGTGTTTCCTACATGGTAAAAGAGCATTTCCGAAAGCAGCAGCCGATTGACTTCTTAAAAAAAATGAAAATCATAAAAAAATAA
- a CDS encoding YlbF family regulator — MAVNLYDAAYELEKVIRQSDEYKELKKMYDVVNADPSAKGLFDNFRHIQMNLQQKQMMGQEITQEEVNQAQKSVALVQQNPKIASLMQAEQRMGMIIGELNQVIMKPLEELYGKMQ, encoded by the coding sequence ATGGCAGTGAACTTATATGATGCAGCATATGAATTGGAAAAAGTGATTCGTCAAAGCGATGAATATAAAGAATTAAAAAAGATGTATGATGTAGTGAATGCTGATCCAAGTGCAAAGGGATTATTTGATAATTTCCGACATATTCAAATGAATTTACAGCAAAAACAAATGATGGGCCAGGAAATTACGCAGGAAGAAGTAAATCAGGCTCAAAAGTCTGTCGCCCTTGTCCAGCAAAATCCAAAGATTGCAAGTCTGATGCAGGCAGAACAGCGCATGGGCATGATTATAGGTGAATTGAACCAGGTGATCATGAAGCCTCTGGAAGAGCTATACGGAAAGATGCAATAA